The following proteins are co-located in the Nymphalis io chromosome 27, ilAglIoxx1.1, whole genome shotgun sequence genome:
- the LOC126778861 gene encoding putative fatty acyl-CoA reductase CG5065, with product MAPSIGVSEFYAGKTIFITGATGFMGKVLIEKLLRCCPDLKRIYLLMRPKRGQNTKERLDDFINCRVFDYLQDKSPKVFDKITVIQGDILLEDLGLTIQDWDLLQKETEVLFHCAACVRFDMFIRDAVNMNTVGTLKVLKLADGMKKLQVFVHVSTSYCRCEVHTLEERLYPSKHRPQDVIECVKWMDDDLLSYLQPKLIDPQPNTYAYTKSLTEDLVSQHVGKYPIVIARPSIVTAAYKEPLPGWVDNMNGPTGLLVGAGKGVIRTMHCNDSYSADVIPVDMAVNACILLSYLTAVEKPKEIRICNVTQSGNNPITWGEALDMGRIHVQEFPFSVCLWYPGGSPKSSKVQHQIAAFFTHLLPAYFVDLIMFLMGKKTFMIKIQKRVSYGLEVLQYYTTKEWFFNNDNYRALCKQVSKVDNEIFYTNMEALDWSAYIRNYIKGAREYCCKEDPATLPQARKLQRQLYYLDKAVHIVVYFLIAYFIYYYIIRFFC from the exons ATGGCGCCATCAATAGGCGTATCGGAATTCTACGCAGGGAAGACAATCTTCATAACAGGAGCTACGGGTTTTATGGGAAAAGTTCTGATAGAAAAACTATTAAGATGCTGTCCAGATTTAAAAAGGATTTATTTACTAATGAGGCCGAAACGAGGACAAAATACCAAAGAACGCCTTGACGATTTCATAAATTGCCGG GTTTTTGATTATCTTCAAGACAAATCTCCAAAAGTCTTCGATAAAATAACAGTAATCCAGGGAGATATCCTGCTGGAGGATCTAGGTCTTACTATACAAGACTGGGATTTATTGCAAAAAGAAACTGAGGTTTTGTTCCACTGCGCAGCTTGTGTACG ATTCGACATGTTCATTCGTGATGCCGTGAATATGAATACAGTTGGAACATTAAAAGTCCTCAAATTAGCCGATGGTATGAAAAAATTGCAG GTCTTCGTCCACGTATCGACTTCCTACTGTCGTTGCGAAGTCCACACCCTGGAGGAACGCCTGTACCCATCCAAGCACAGACCACAGGACGTCATTGAATGCGTCAAGTGGATGGACGATGACCTTCTAAGCTACCTTCAACCGAA GCTCATAGACCCTCAACCGAACACGTACGCCTACACCAAGTCGTTGACTGAAGATCTGGTCTCGCAGCATGTTGGGAAATATCCGATCGTTATCGCAAGACCTTCTATTG tAACCGCAGCTTACAAGGAACCGTTGCCAGGTTGGGTGGACAATATGAACGGGCCCACAGGACTCTTAGTTGGCGCTGGAAAAG GAGTGATCCGCACGATGCATTGTAACGACTCCTACTCAGCGGACGTGATCCCGGTCGACATGGCGGTGAATGCCTGTATATTGCTCTCATACTTAACTGCTGTGgaaaa gcCGAAAGAGATTCGAATTTGTAACGTAACACAATCCGGTAACAACCCCATTACTTGGGGCGAAGCACTCGATATGG GTCGCATTCACGTCCAAGAGTTCCCTTTCTCCGTGTGCCTCTGGTACCCGGGGGGTTCACCAAAGAGCTCGAAGGTCCAACACCAGATCGCTGCCTTCTTCACCCACCTATTACCAGCTTATTTTGTGGATTTAATCATGTTTTTAATGGGAAAGAAGACTTT TATGATTAAAATTCAGAAACGCGTCAGTTACGGTCTAGAAGTCCTGCAATACTACACGACGAAGGAATGGTTCTTTAACAATGATAACTACAGAGCATTGTGTAAACAAGTTTCTAAAGtcgataatgaaatattttacacaaatatgGAG GCTTTGGATTGGAGTGCTTACATAAGGAACTATATAAAGGGTGCTCGGGAGTACTGCTGCAAAGAGGACCCTGCGACATTGCCACAAGCCAGGAAGCTGCAAAGACA